One part of the Sulfolobus tengchongensis genome encodes these proteins:
- a CDS encoding nucleoside hydrolase gives MTRKVILDSDTASDDTIAILLASKYFELLGVTIVAGNVDYNQEVKNALFTLEYIGRQDVPVFLGSQRPILGKWRTVEEVHGSNGMGEWNYPQPTKQPEKEHAVDAIIRLSKEYYGELEILAISPLTNIALAYLKDPNISKRIKKIWIMGGAFSRGNTTPIAEFNFWVDPEAAKIVLNAGFDITLVPWETAELYGVLSEEDWNHISRINTRLSDFFIKVNKTLKEYSSKNQGVMGSIHPDSLTVSLAYDNSIILESSMKHVDVELCSDSRGAMLVDWYNLQRNMVNVEIVLKADNKRFKDILFSALY, from the coding sequence ATGACTAGGAAAGTTATACTTGATTCGGATACAGCAAGTGATGATACGATAGCTATATTGCTTGCATCTAAGTATTTTGAGCTATTAGGTGTCACAATAGTTGCTGGTAATGTGGATTACAATCAAGAAGTCAAAAATGCTCTTTTTACATTGGAATACATAGGTAGGCAAGATGTTCCAGTATTTTTAGGTTCGCAAAGGCCTATTCTGGGAAAGTGGAGGACGGTTGAAGAAGTCCATGGAAGTAATGGGATGGGTGAATGGAATTATCCTCAACCTACTAAGCAACCTGAAAAGGAACATGCTGTTGATGCTATAATTAGATTATCTAAGGAATACTATGGTGAATTAGAGATACTTGCAATATCCCCTTTAACGAATATTGCGTTAGCCTATTTAAAGGATCCAAATATTAGTAAAAGAATAAAAAAGATTTGGATAATGGGAGGAGCTTTTTCGAGGGGTAATACTACTCCTATAGCCGAATTCAACTTCTGGGTAGATCCAGAGGCAGCTAAAATAGTTTTGAATGCGGGTTTTGATATAACTCTCGTTCCTTGGGAGACTGCAGAATTGTATGGGGTCTTATCTGAAGAAGATTGGAATCATATATCAAGGATAAATACCAGGCTTTCAGATTTTTTCATTAAGGTAAATAAGACGCTAAAAGAGTATTCGAGTAAAAATCAAGGTGTTATGGGAAGTATTCATCCTGATTCGTTGACAGTTTCATTGGCTTATGACAATTCGATTATATTAGAGTCTTCGATGAAACATGTTGATGTTGAATTATGTTCAGATTCTAGAGGTGCCATGTTGGTAGACTGGTACAATTTACAGAGAAATATGGTTAATGTAGAAATAGTGTTAAAAGCTGACAACAAAAGATTTAAAGATATTTTATTTAGCGCTCTTTACTAG